The Burkholderia pyrrocinia genome includes a region encoding these proteins:
- a CDS encoding sugar dehydrogenase complex small subunit, translating into MHNDNTPHSRRNGDATAAATGITRRQWLQGALALTAAGLTGSLALRALADNPGTAPLDTFMTLSEALTGKKGLSRVLGERFLQALQKGSFKTADSLPQLAGALASGSLNPDQEALALKILEAWYLGVVDNVVITYEEALMFGVVSDTLVIPSYCPNKPGFWAEKPIERQA; encoded by the coding sequence ATGCACAACGACAACACTCCCCACTCGCGTCGCAATGGCGACGCAACCGCAGCAGCAACAGGCATCACGCGGCGGCAATGGCTGCAGGGCGCACTGGCGCTGACGGCGGCGGGCCTCACGGGCTCGCTGGCGTTGCGGGCCCTGGCCGATAATCCCGGCACCGCGCCGCTCGATACGTTCATGACGCTTTCCGAAGCATTGACCGGCAAGAAGGGGCTGAGCCGCGTGCTCGGCGAACGCTTCCTGCAGGCATTGCAGAAGGGCTCGTTCAAGACGGCCGACAGCCTGCCGCAACTTGCCGGCGCACTCGCGTCCGGCTCGCTGAATCCCGATCAGGAAGCGCTCGCGCTGAAGATTCTCGAAGCGTGGTATCTCGGCGTTGTCGACAACGTCGTGATTACCTACGAAGAGGCATTAATGTTCGGCGTCGTGTCGGATACGCTCGTGATCCCATCGTATTGCCCCAACAAACCCGGCTTCTGGGCCGAAAAACCGATCGAGAGGCAAGCCTGA
- a CDS encoding alpha-2-macroglobulin family protein, whose product MKQHDKHNKANRTNHTTRLLWRIGAVAVLGGAAALSLHAGAARTVSVSPQGTVTEVRQTVVKFDEPMVAFGSASAPNPARMTCNDSTAARGQGHWLDDKTWVYDFENDLPPGVRCSVALNDTLRSVAGNAASGPRRFTFQTGGPFPVTVRPGSREIEERQVFVLKLNGPAEPRSALANIWCEAAGIGNRIPVTAADDDARNALLDHFGLKKDAARVLTLSCAQALPASAKMQLVYGKGVTSPSGIPNETERRFDFTVRAPFAASFSCERENAKAPCTPLRPLTLSFNAPISRKNAEAIKLRGPDGSLSPTFAADDHSEEVTTVAFNPPLPAQVGLTIELPSGLRDVTDRSLSNADLFPLTTRTAPMPPLAKFSSGTFGIVERFAEPDTPALVPVTLRNVEADLHIAGLNAGGAQFANLKVENDTAIRQWMRTVDRFDNWSMTAGSIDSQIPGLLARKGQHPVYVPLEAGEKQPAPKNRRIDVRSLSLLKGEPGAQALTLPQADPKTLRPFETVGVPIDKPGFYVLELASPALGRSLLAKPSSMYVRTTVLVTNLGVHLKQGRENNLVWVTTLDKGKPVPNAQIRVSDCNGDEIAAGKTDAQGLLKIDGPFEPKRACSSTERFDDYFVSARVNDPKTGPDMAFVSSGWNRGIESWRFNVPTDTDSAPTVRAHTVFDRTLLRAGETVSMKHFIRSETLQSLAFPSQYPTRVTIRHLGTGQTYKLPLTWAADHSADTQFTLPPAAKLGEYSVELEGGPEDAPTATYYSGSFRVEAFRLPVLKGSIGARDAQKSPLVAVKEAPLAVQIDYVSGGGASNLPVQVSALMKWASPPFADRFEDFSFTPYRPDTSDGNADDDSQDGDNAASSNNDPDATKLIADKLPLTLDRNGAGTVTLKGLPAVDAPKRIALEATFADPNGEVQTIRGDTILWPAAVVAGIKAGHWVSVGQRVPVQALAVDLQGKPRASVPIEIKGVARITTSSRKRMVGGFYAYDNKSDTRDLGVLCSGKTDDKGRMACDATLEQAGNVQLIAVAKDGDGRTSNASTSVWVTREDQLWFGGDNTDRIDVIPEKTSYEPGETARFQVRMPFRYATALVAVERGGVMETHIVELNGKNPTVDLKVGESWGPNVYVSVLALRGRIREVPWYSFFTWGWKAPVEWARAFWREGRHYEAPTAFVDLSKPAFRYGLGEIKVGTGVHRLGVTVTTDATRYTVRSKAQAHVKVTLPNGQPAPAGTQIAVAAVDEALLELMPNNSWDLLDAMLRRRAYGVETATAQMEIVGRRHFGRKAVPAGGGGGSAPTRELFDTLLLWNPRVTLDANGSATVEVPLNDALTRFRIVAIAAVGPDRFGTGSTSIRSTQDLQLISGLPPLVREGDAFRAQVTLRNTTDRAMQVVVTPRVTGLDVAPQTVSLAANTATEVAWTITVPEQALDTAGALNWRIEAAEQGGKRASDALAVAQKVVPALPVTVQQATLAQVDGTLTVPVSAPAGAASNAHGAPRGGIAVSLQSKLADGLPGVRRWFERYPYRCLEQQASRAIGLRDPAQWQALVARMPVYLDSDGLASYFPPSSDDSHYGSPTLSSYLLVVSDEASRLDPRFALPEDLRTQLEAGLARFVDGRIERNAWAPRQDRDLRKLAAIEALSRYGAAQGRMLGSIEIAPNQWPTSAVIDYHAILTRVKDIPQRDEKRAQVEQILRARLTYAGTQLVFSTARDDDLWWLMTSNETNAARLALEFAGDPAWKDEMPRVTAGLLALQRQGAWQTTTSNALGLLAVERFSRTYESTPVSGATKVALGGDERSISWSLASAPADTPASATAATRAAAARSVMLPWPRASQAPATLSVTQDGTGRPWATVESLAAVPLRAPFAAGYRITKTVTPVSPAVKGVLTRGDVVRVHLDIDAQSDMTWVVVNDPIPSGATILGSGLGRDSEAATQGEKTPNGAWPAFIERDFDGYRAYYDYLPKGKFSVEYTVRLNNVGTFGLPPTRVEALYAPSVYGLWPNPPMTVKPADAGKS is encoded by the coding sequence ATGAAGCAGCACGACAAACACAACAAAGCGAATCGAACCAACCACACCACACGACTGCTCTGGCGCATCGGCGCCGTCGCCGTGCTCGGCGGTGCCGCCGCCCTGTCGCTGCACGCGGGCGCGGCGCGCACGGTGAGCGTATCGCCGCAAGGCACCGTCACCGAGGTCCGGCAGACCGTCGTCAAGTTCGACGAACCGATGGTCGCATTCGGCTCGGCCTCCGCGCCGAATCCCGCGCGCATGACCTGCAACGATTCCACCGCCGCGCGCGGCCAGGGTCACTGGCTCGACGACAAGACCTGGGTTTACGATTTCGAAAACGACCTGCCGCCCGGCGTGCGCTGCTCGGTCGCGCTCAACGACACGCTGCGCTCGGTCGCCGGCAATGCGGCCAGCGGCCCGCGCCGCTTCACGTTCCAGACGGGCGGCCCGTTCCCCGTGACAGTCCGCCCCGGCTCGCGCGAAATCGAGGAACGGCAGGTATTCGTGCTGAAGCTGAACGGCCCGGCCGAACCGCGCTCGGCGCTCGCGAACATCTGGTGCGAAGCGGCCGGCATCGGCAACCGCATTCCCGTCACGGCCGCCGACGACGATGCGCGCAACGCGCTGCTCGACCACTTCGGGCTGAAGAAGGACGCCGCGCGCGTGCTGACGCTGTCGTGCGCACAGGCGCTGCCGGCGAGCGCGAAGATGCAGCTCGTGTACGGCAAGGGCGTCACGAGCCCGAGCGGCATCCCGAACGAAACGGAACGGCGCTTCGATTTCACCGTGCGTGCGCCGTTCGCCGCGAGCTTCTCGTGCGAACGCGAGAACGCGAAGGCGCCCTGCACGCCGCTGCGCCCGCTCACGCTGTCGTTCAACGCGCCGATCTCGCGCAAGAACGCCGAGGCGATCAAGTTGCGTGGCCCCGACGGTTCGCTGTCGCCGACCTTCGCGGCCGACGATCACAGCGAGGAAGTGACGACCGTCGCGTTCAACCCGCCGCTGCCCGCGCAGGTCGGCCTGACGATCGAGCTGCCGTCGGGCCTGCGCGACGTGACCGACCGCTCGCTGTCCAACGCCGACCTGTTCCCGCTGACAACGCGCACCGCGCCGATGCCGCCGCTCGCGAAATTCTCGTCGGGCACCTTCGGGATCGTCGAGCGCTTCGCCGAACCCGATACGCCCGCGCTCGTGCCCGTCACGCTGCGCAACGTCGAGGCCGACCTGCATATCGCGGGCCTCAATGCGGGCGGCGCGCAGTTCGCGAACCTGAAGGTCGAGAACGACACCGCGATCCGCCAGTGGATGCGCACCGTCGACCGCTTCGACAACTGGTCGATGACGGCCGGCTCGATCGACAGCCAGATTCCCGGCCTGCTGGCGCGCAAGGGCCAGCACCCCGTCTACGTGCCGCTCGAGGCCGGCGAAAAACAGCCCGCGCCGAAGAACCGCCGCATCGACGTGCGCTCGCTGTCGCTGCTCAAGGGCGAGCCCGGCGCGCAGGCGCTGACGCTGCCGCAGGCCGACCCGAAGACGCTGCGCCCGTTCGAGACCGTCGGCGTGCCGATCGACAAGCCCGGCTTCTACGTGCTCGAACTCGCATCGCCCGCGCTCGGCCGCTCGCTGCTCGCGAAGCCGTCGAGCATGTATGTGCGCACCACCGTGCTCGTCACCAACCTCGGCGTGCACCTGAAACAGGGGCGCGAGAACAACCTCGTGTGGGTCACGACGCTCGACAAGGGCAAGCCCGTGCCGAACGCGCAGATCCGCGTATCGGACTGCAACGGCGACGAGATCGCGGCCGGCAAGACCGATGCGCAAGGCCTGCTGAAGATCGACGGGCCGTTCGAGCCGAAGCGCGCATGCAGTTCGACGGAGCGCTTCGACGACTACTTCGTGTCGGCACGCGTCAACGATCCGAAGACGGGCCCCGACATGGCGTTCGTCAGCTCGGGCTGGAACCGCGGGATCGAATCGTGGCGCTTCAACGTGCCGACCGACACCGACAGCGCACCGACCGTGCGTGCGCATACGGTGTTCGACCGCACGCTGCTGCGCGCCGGCGAAACCGTGTCGATGAAGCATTTCATCCGTAGCGAGACGCTGCAGAGCCTCGCGTTCCCGTCGCAATACCCGACGCGCGTGACGATCCGCCATCTCGGCACCGGCCAGACGTACAAGCTGCCGCTCACGTGGGCCGCCGACCACAGCGCGGACACGCAGTTCACGCTGCCGCCCGCCGCGAAGCTCGGCGAATACAGCGTCGAGCTCGAAGGCGGCCCGGAAGACGCGCCGACCGCCACCTATTACAGCGGCAGCTTCCGCGTCGAAGCGTTCCGCCTGCCGGTGCTGAAAGGCTCGATCGGCGCGCGCGACGCGCAGAAGAGCCCGCTCGTCGCGGTGAAGGAAGCGCCGCTCGCGGTGCAGATCGACTACGTGTCGGGAGGCGGCGCATCGAACCTGCCCGTGCAGGTATCGGCGCTGATGAAGTGGGCATCGCCACCGTTCGCGGATCGCTTCGAGGACTTCAGCTTCACGCCGTATCGTCCCGACACAAGCGACGGCAACGCCGACGACGATTCGCAGGACGGCGACAACGCAGCGTCTTCGAACAACGATCCCGACGCGACGAAGCTGATCGCCGACAAGCTGCCGCTGACGCTCGACCGCAACGGCGCAGGCACCGTCACGCTCAAGGGCCTGCCCGCCGTCGACGCGCCGAAGCGCATCGCGCTCGAAGCGACGTTCGCCGACCCGAACGGCGAAGTGCAGACGATCCGCGGCGACACGATCCTGTGGCCGGCCGCGGTGGTGGCCGGCATCAAGGCCGGCCACTGGGTGTCGGTCGGCCAGCGCGTGCCCGTGCAGGCGCTGGCGGTCGACCTGCAGGGCAAGCCGCGCGCGTCGGTGCCGATCGAGATCAAGGGCGTCGCTCGCATCACGACGTCGTCGCGCAAGCGAATGGTCGGCGGCTTCTATGCGTACGACAACAAGAGCGACACGCGCGACCTCGGCGTGCTGTGCTCGGGCAAGACCGACGACAAGGGCCGCATGGCCTGCGACGCGACGCTCGAACAGGCCGGCAACGTGCAGCTGATCGCAGTCGCGAAGGACGGCGACGGCCGCACGTCGAACGCATCGACGTCGGTCTGGGTCACGCGCGAGGATCAACTCTGGTTCGGCGGCGACAACACCGACCGGATCGACGTGATCCCGGAGAAGACTTCGTACGAGCCGGGCGAAACGGCCCGCTTCCAGGTGCGCATGCCGTTCCGCTATGCGACCGCGCTGGTCGCGGTCGAGCGCGGCGGCGTGATGGAAACGCACATCGTCGAACTGAACGGCAAGAACCCGACCGTCGACCTGAAGGTCGGCGAATCGTGGGGGCCGAACGTCTACGTGTCGGTGCTCGCGCTGCGCGGCCGGATTCGCGAAGTGCCGTGGTACTCGTTCTTCACGTGGGGCTGGAAAGCGCCGGTCGAATGGGCCCGCGCGTTCTGGCGCGAAGGCCGCCACTATGAAGCGCCGACCGCGTTCGTCGACCTGTCGAAGCCCGCGTTCCGCTACGGCCTCGGCGAAATCAAGGTCGGCACGGGCGTCCACCGCCTCGGCGTGACCGTGACGACCGACGCGACGCGCTATACGGTGCGCAGCAAGGCGCAGGCGCACGTGAAGGTCACGCTGCCGAACGGCCAGCCCGCGCCGGCCGGCACGCAGATCGCGGTCGCGGCCGTCGACGAGGCGCTGCTCGAACTGATGCCGAACAACAGCTGGGACCTGCTCGACGCGATGCTGCGACGGCGTGCGTACGGCGTCGAGACGGCTACCGCGCAGATGGAAATCGTCGGTCGCCGCCACTTCGGCCGCAAGGCCGTGCCGGCCGGCGGCGGCGGCGGCAGTGCGCCGACGCGCGAGCTGTTCGACACGCTGCTGCTGTGGAATCCGCGCGTGACGCTCGACGCGAACGGCAGCGCGACCGTCGAGGTGCCGCTGAACGACGCGCTTACACGCTTCCGGATCGTCGCGATCGCGGCGGTCGGCCCCGACCGTTTCGGCACGGGCAGCACGTCGATCCGCAGCACGCAGGATCTGCAGCTGATCTCGGGCCTGCCGCCGCTCGTGCGCGAAGGCGACGCGTTCCGCGCGCAGGTCACGCTGCGCAACACGACCGACCGCGCGATGCAGGTCGTCGTGACGCCGCGCGTGACGGGCCTCGACGTCGCGCCTCAAACCGTGTCGCTCGCGGCCAATACGGCGACCGAGGTCGCATGGACGATCACCGTGCCCGAGCAGGCGCTCGACACGGCCGGGGCGCTGAACTGGCGCATCGAAGCGGCCGAGCAAGGCGGCAAGCGCGCGTCTGACGCGCTGGCGGTCGCGCAGAAGGTGGTGCCCGCGCTGCCGGTAACGGTGCAGCAGGCGACGCTCGCGCAGGTCGACGGCACGCTGACGGTGCCCGTGTCGGCACCGGCCGGCGCCGCGAGCAATGCCCACGGCGCACCGCGCGGCGGCATCGCCGTGTCGCTGCAATCGAAGCTTGCCGACGGCCTGCCCGGCGTGCGGCGCTGGTTCGAGCGCTATCCGTACCGCTGTCTCGAACAGCAGGCGTCGCGTGCGATCGGCCTGCGCGACCCCGCGCAATGGCAGGCGCTGGTCGCACGCATGCCCGTCTACCTCGACAGCGACGGGCTCGCGAGCTACTTCCCGCCGTCGTCCGACGATTCGCACTACGGCAGCCCGACGCTGTCGTCGTACCTGCTCGTGGTGTCCGACGAGGCAAGCCGTCTCGACCCGCGCTTCGCGCTGCCGGAAGACCTGCGCACGCAGCTCGAAGCCGGGCTCGCGCGCTTCGTCGACGGCCGCATCGAGCGCAACGCGTGGGCGCCGCGCCAGGATCGCGACCTGCGCAAGCTCGCCGCGATCGAGGCGCTGTCTCGCTACGGCGCCGCGCAGGGCCGCATGCTCGGCTCGATCGAGATCGCGCCGAACCAGTGGCCGACCTCGGCGGTGATCGACTATCACGCGATCCTGACGCGCGTGAAGGACATCCCGCAACGCGACGAGAAACGCGCGCAGGTCGAACAGATCCTGCGCGCGCGCCTCACGTACGCGGGCACGCAGCTCGTGTTCTCGACCGCGCGCGACGACGACCTGTGGTGGCTGATGACCAGCAACGAGACCAACGCCGCGCGTCTCGCGCTGGAATTCGCGGGCGACCCGGCGTGGAAGGACGAGATGCCGCGCGTCACAGCCGGCCTGCTCGCACTGCAGCGCCAGGGCGCATGGCAAACGACGACGTCGAATGCGCTCGGGCTGCTCGCGGTCGAACGCTTCTCGCGCACCTACGAGAGCACGCCCGTTTCCGGCGCGACCAAGGTCGCGCTCGGCGGCGACGAGCGCTCGATCTCGTGGTCGCTGGCATCGGCGCCCGCCGACACGCCGGCGTCGGCCACCGCCGCCACCCGCGCCGCCGCGGCCCGCAGCGTGATGCTGCCGTGGCCGCGCGCGTCGCAGGCGCCGGCCACGCTGTCCGTCACGCAGGACGGCACGGGGCGCCCGTGGGCAACGGTCGAAAGCCTCGCGGCCGTGCCGCTGCGCGCGCCGTTCGCGGCCGGCTACCGGATCACGAAGACCGTCACGCCGGTGTCGCCCGCCGTCAAGGGCGTGCTGACGCGCGGCGACGTCGTGCGCGTGCATCTCGACATCGATGCGCAAAGCGACATGACGTGGGTCGTCGTCAACGATCCGATCCCGTCCGGCGCGACGATCCTCGGCTCGGGCCTCGGCCGCGACTCCGAAGCCGCGACGCAGGGCGAGAAGACGCCGAACGGCGCGTGGCCGGCGTTCATCGAGCGCGATTTCGACGGTTATCGCGCGTACTACGACTATTTGCCGAAGGGCAAATTCTCGGTCGAGTACACGGTGCGGCTGAACAACGTCGGCACGTTCGGGCTGCCGCCGACGCGCGTCGAGGCGCTGTACGCGCCGTCCGTGTACGGCCTGTGGCCGAACCCGCCGATGACCGTGAAGCCGGCCGACGCGGGCAAGTCGTGA
- a CDS encoding c-type cytochrome, producing MRKSTLTFLLAGCLALPGLARAADAADPALVKRGEYLAVAGDCMACHTAKGGKPFAGGLGMPVPMLGKIYSSNITPDPETGIGNWTSDDFERAVRHGVSKNGDNLYPAMPYVSYAKINDGDVQALYAYFMHGVEPVKQAPPKNEIPALLSMRWPLKIWNWLFLTDGVYQPKPAQSAEWNRGAYLVQGLAHCSTCHTPRGIAMQEKSLDETGGSFLSGSVLAGWDGYNITSDPNAGIGGWTQQQLVQYLRTGSVPGLAQAAGPMAEAIEHSFSKMTEADIGAISTYIRTVPAVASGDAKQSRSSWGKPAEDGLKLRGVALASSGIDPARLYLGNCATCHQMQGKGTPDGYYPPLFHNSTVGASNPTNLVQVILDGVERKAGSEDVGMPAFRHELSDAQIAALANYLTGQFGNPAAKVTEQDVAKLR from the coding sequence GTGCGGAAATCTACTCTCACCTTCCTCCTCGCCGGCTGCCTCGCGCTGCCGGGTCTCGCGCGCGCGGCCGACGCGGCCGATCCGGCGCTGGTCAAGCGCGGCGAATACCTCGCGGTCGCGGGCGACTGCATGGCGTGCCACACCGCGAAGGGCGGCAAGCCGTTCGCGGGCGGCCTCGGGATGCCGGTGCCGATGCTCGGCAAGATCTACTCGAGCAACATCACGCCCGATCCCGAGACGGGCATCGGCAACTGGACGTCCGACGACTTCGAACGCGCGGTGCGCCATGGCGTCTCGAAGAACGGCGACAACCTGTACCCGGCGATGCCGTACGTGTCGTACGCGAAGATCAACGACGGCGACGTGCAGGCGCTGTACGCGTACTTCATGCACGGCGTCGAACCGGTCAAGCAGGCGCCGCCGAAGAACGAGATCCCCGCGCTGCTGAGCATGCGCTGGCCGCTGAAGATCTGGAACTGGCTGTTCCTGACGGACGGCGTGTACCAGCCGAAGCCGGCGCAGAGCGCCGAGTGGAATCGCGGCGCGTATCTCGTGCAGGGCCTCGCGCACTGCAGCACGTGCCACACGCCGCGCGGCATCGCGATGCAGGAGAAGTCGCTCGACGAAACCGGCGGCAGCTTCCTGTCGGGCTCGGTGCTGGCGGGCTGGGACGGCTACAACATCACGTCCGACCCGAACGCGGGGATCGGCGGCTGGACGCAGCAGCAACTCGTCCAGTACCTGCGCACCGGCAGCGTGCCGGGCCTCGCACAGGCGGCCGGCCCGATGGCCGAGGCGATCGAGCACAGCTTCTCGAAGATGACGGAAGCCGACATCGGCGCGATCTCGACGTACATCCGCACGGTGCCGGCCGTCGCCAGCGGCGACGCGAAGCAGTCGCGCTCGTCGTGGGGCAAGCCGGCCGAGGATGGCCTGAAACTGCGCGGCGTCGCGCTCGCGTCGTCGGGCATCGATCCCGCGCGGCTGTATCTCGGCAACTGCGCGACCTGCCACCAGATGCAGGGCAAGGGCACGCCGGACGGCTATTACCCGCCGCTGTTCCACAACTCGACGGTCGGCGCGTCGAATCCGACCAACCTTGTGCAGGTGATCCTGGACGGCGTGGAGCGCAAGGCCGGCAGCGAGGACGTCGGGATGCCGGCGTTCCGCCACGAACTGTCGGACGCGCAGATCGCCGCGCTGGCGAACTACCTGACCGGGCAGTTCGGCAATCCGGCCGCGAAGGTGACCGAGCAGGACGTCGCGAAGCTGCGCTGA
- a CDS encoding porin: MTLRLKHFAWLIAAATPAAAFAQTSVTLYGRIDGGIEYLNHIATPNGSKSRWSAEGGDWGTSMFGLKGFEDLGGGMSTVFNLETAFQVMNGQTGGGRMWSRRAYVGLKSDTWGQLQAGRNLFIDSDGVWEFDPFVQQAFSSASLVRGRNWQQSSNNIEYHSPVIGGFDVQAQYAFGNQSRGFNYGAADDFGRSDGIMISYHSPVLDVRGIYDELRDNNGKFSNIFTASREYFVGANVKVSKFKIQGAYTHYQAPDSPAGVADRADHYWLGATYTATPQWAVTGGGYYVKVGDGGGDASHDPSGHAMMYVLGTTYNLSKRTFLYGTVAYVRNGGNSNFSLLATPRDATSGTSPLTGESQTGAYVGMMHTF; encoded by the coding sequence ATGACTTTGCGACTCAAACACTTCGCATGGCTGATCGCGGCCGCGACACCGGCGGCTGCCTTTGCACAGACGAGCGTGACGCTGTACGGCCGGATCGACGGCGGCATCGAATACCTGAACCACATCGCGACGCCGAACGGCAGCAAGTCGCGCTGGAGCGCGGAAGGCGGCGACTGGGGCACCAGCATGTTCGGCCTGAAGGGCTTCGAGGATCTCGGCGGCGGGATGTCGACGGTCTTCAACCTGGAAACCGCGTTCCAGGTGATGAACGGCCAGACGGGCGGCGGGCGCATGTGGTCGCGGCGCGCGTATGTCGGCCTGAAAAGCGACACGTGGGGCCAACTGCAGGCCGGCCGCAACCTCTTCATCGACAGCGACGGCGTGTGGGAATTCGATCCGTTCGTCCAGCAGGCGTTTTCGTCGGCGTCGCTCGTGCGCGGCCGCAACTGGCAGCAGAGCAGCAACAACATCGAATATCACAGCCCGGTGATCGGCGGCTTCGACGTGCAGGCGCAATACGCGTTCGGCAACCAGTCGCGCGGCTTCAACTACGGCGCGGCCGACGATTTCGGCCGCTCGGACGGGATCATGATCTCGTACCACTCGCCGGTGCTCGACGTGCGCGGCATCTACGACGAACTGCGCGACAACAACGGCAAGTTCAGCAACATCTTCACCGCGTCGCGCGAGTACTTCGTCGGCGCGAACGTGAAGGTGTCGAAGTTCAAGATCCAGGGCGCCTATACGCACTACCAGGCGCCGGACAGCCCGGCCGGCGTCGCCGACCGCGCCGATCACTACTGGCTCGGCGCGACCTACACCGCGACGCCGCAGTGGGCCGTGACGGGCGGCGGGTACTACGTGAAGGTGGGCGACGGCGGCGGCGATGCGTCGCACGATCCGTCGGGCCACGCGATGATGTACGTGCTCGGCACCACGTACAACCTGTCGAAGCGTACGTTCCTGTACGGCACGGTCGCGTATGTGCGCAACGGCGGTAACTCGAACTTCTCGCTGCTCGCGACGCCGCGCGACGCGACGTCGGGTACGAGCCCGCTGACGGGCGAGTCGCAGACGGGCGCGTATGTGGGGATGATGCATACGTTCTGA
- a CDS encoding GMC family oxidoreductase: protein MADTGTQKADVVVVGSGVAGAIVAHQLAMAGKSVILLEAGPRMPRWEIVERFRNQPDKTDFMAPYPSSAWAPHPEYGPPNDYLILKGEHKFNSQYIRAVGGTTWHWAASAWRFIPNDFKMKTVYGVGRDWPIQYDDIEHYYQRAEEELGVWGPGPEEDLYSPRKEAYPMPPLPLSFNEQTIKHALNGYDPKFHVVTEPVARNSRPYDGRPTCCGNNNCMPICPIGAMYNGIVHVEKAEQAGAKLIENAVVYKLETGPNKRIVAAVYKDKTGADHRVEGKYFVLAANGIETPKILLMSANRDFPNGVANSSDMVGRNLMDHPGTGVSFYASDKLWPGRGPQEMTSLIGFRDGPFRATEAAKKIHLSNMSRITQETQKIFKGGKLVKPADLDAQIRDRSARYVQFDCFHEILPQPENRIVPSKTATDAIGIPRPEITYAIDDYVKRGAVHTREVYATAAKVLGGTEVVFNDEFAPNNHITGATIMGADARDSVVDKDCRTFDHPNLFISSSSTMPTVGTVNVTLTIAALALRMSDTLKKEV, encoded by the coding sequence ATGGCCGATACCGGTACGCAAAAAGCCGACGTCGTCGTCGTCGGATCGGGTGTCGCAGGCGCGATCGTTGCACACCAGCTCGCGATGGCGGGCAAGTCGGTGATCCTGCTGGAAGCCGGACCGCGCATGCCGCGCTGGGAAATCGTCGAGCGCTTTCGCAACCAGCCCGACAAGACGGATTTCATGGCGCCGTACCCGTCGAGCGCGTGGGCGCCGCATCCCGAATACGGCCCGCCGAACGACTACCTGATCCTGAAGGGCGAGCACAAGTTCAACTCGCAGTACATCCGCGCGGTGGGCGGCACGACGTGGCACTGGGCCGCGTCGGCGTGGCGCTTCATCCCGAACGACTTCAAGATGAAGACCGTGTACGGCGTCGGCCGCGACTGGCCGATCCAGTACGACGACATCGAGCACTACTACCAGCGCGCCGAAGAGGAACTCGGCGTGTGGGGCCCGGGCCCCGAGGAAGACCTGTACTCGCCGCGCAAGGAGGCGTACCCGATGCCGCCGCTGCCGTTGTCGTTCAACGAGCAGACGATCAAGCACGCGCTCAACGGCTATGACCCGAAGTTCCACGTGGTGACCGAGCCCGTCGCGCGCAACAGCCGCCCGTACGACGGCCGGCCGACCTGTTGCGGGAACAACAATTGCATGCCGATCTGCCCGATCGGCGCGATGTACAACGGCATCGTGCACGTCGAGAAGGCCGAGCAGGCCGGCGCGAAGCTGATCGAGAACGCGGTCGTCTACAAGCTCGAGACCGGGCCGAACAAGCGCATTGTCGCCGCGGTCTACAAGGACAAGACGGGCGCCGACCATCGTGTCGAAGGCAAGTACTTCGTGCTCGCAGCGAACGGCATCGAGACGCCGAAGATCCTGCTGATGTCGGCGAACCGCGATTTCCCGAACGGCGTCGCGAACAGCTCCGACATGGTCGGCCGCAACCTGATGGACCACCCGGGCACCGGCGTGTCGTTCTACGCGAGCGACAAGCTGTGGCCGGGCCGCGGCCCGCAGGAGATGACGTCGCTGATCGGTTTCCGCGACGGCCCGTTCCGCGCGACCGAAGCCGCGAAGAAGATCCACCTGTCGAACATGTCGCGCATCACCCAGGAGACGCAGAAGATCTTCAAGGGCGGCAAGCTGGTGAAGCCGGCGGACCTCGACGCGCAGATCCGCGACCGTTCCGCGCGCTACGTGCAGTTCGACTGCTTCCACGAAATCCTGCCGCAACCCGAGAACCGCATCGTGCCGAGCAAGACGGCCACCGACGCGATCGGCATCCCGCGCCCCGAGATCACGTATGCGATCGACGATTACGTGAAGCGCGGCGCCGTGCACACGCGCGAGGTCTACGCAACGGCCGCGAAGGTGCTGGGCGGCACCGAAGTCGTCTTCAACGACGAGTTCGCGCCGAACAACCACATCACGGGCGCGACGATCATGGGCGCGGATGCACGCGACTCGGTCGTCGACAAGGACTGCCGCACGTTCGACCATCCGAACCTGTTCATCTCGAGCAGCTCGACGATGCCGACCGTCGGTACGGTAAACGTGACGCTGACGATCGCGGCGCTCGCGCTGCGGATGTCGGACACGCTGAAGAAGGAAGTCTGA
- a CDS encoding DoxX family protein — MTPNQPFLASQRDVLLLLSRILLVILFVMFGWKKIVDFPGTIAFMGSEGAPAPIVSAAISVVMELFVGIAILVGFQTRPLALLLALYTIGTGIIGHHYWTMTGGEQINNMIHFYKNIAISGGLLALCAAGPGRFSIDRG, encoded by the coding sequence ATGACACCGAATCAACCGTTTCTCGCGTCCCAGCGCGATGTGCTGCTGCTGCTTTCCCGAATCCTGCTCGTGATCCTGTTCGTGATGTTCGGCTGGAAGAAGATCGTCGACTTCCCCGGTACCATCGCGTTCATGGGCTCGGAAGGCGCGCCCGCGCCGATCGTGTCCGCCGCGATCTCGGTCGTGATGGAGCTGTTCGTCGGGATTGCGATCCTCGTCGGCTTCCAGACGCGGCCGCTCGCGCTATTGCTTGCGCTGTATACGATCGGCACCGGCATCATCGGCCACCACTACTGGACGATGACGGGCGGCGAGCAGATCAACAACATGATTCATTTCTACAAGAACATCGCGATCTCGGGCGGCTTGCTCGCGCTCTGCGCGGCCGGCCCCGGGCGTTTTTCGATCGATCGCGGATGA